GAGTCAAGTGAAAGTCTAGAAGGATAAATGGATCCTCTATCCAATTCCCAGTAGAGTTCAAAGCAATGTTAGTGGGTTGGGAATTAATGCAATTGTCTCTAGTCTAATTGACCCTCACACCAAGCAATGGAGGAGTACTATGGTGAGACAGCTTTTTAATCAAAGAGAAGCTGGGATTATCCTTAAAACTCCCATCAGCTTTCTTAACAGCAAAGATAAGCTATTATGGCAAGGCACAAAAGATGACAGTTTTTCAGTTAGAAGTGCGTACCACAAGGAGATAGAGAGAACTCACTTCCAATCAAGTCAAGCCTCAAGTAGTTCCTCATTCACAGCAGTCTGGAAACAGCTATGGCAATTAAAAGTGCAACCTGGGGTACTCCTATGGAGATCATGCCTCGAGGCCCTTCCAACTAATTCAAATCTTTATAAGAGGAGATTAGTTGAGAACCCTCTCTGCCCAATCTGTTACTTGGAGGCAGAAGATTCAGCTCATGCACTATGGAGATGTGAATCAGCTAAAGATGTTTGGAGCCAATGCTCAAAAAGCTTACAAAAATGTCATCAACCTCACGTGACTATGATCCAACTTCTAGAAGACTTACTTCAGGCTATGGACAGTCGAATCATCCAAGAGTTTGCAGTAGTGGCTAGGAAgatatggtggagaagaaacaAATTCCTCTTTGAAGGCACCTTTGCACACCCGAATGCTGTAGTGAGGGAAGCGAGAGGAACATTGGATCTGTTGATTGAAGAGGAATCAAGATTGGGTCGAGGGCAAACTAATACACAAGTGGAGGATTGGCAGGCTCCTCCATCAAACTGGATCAAGCTAAATTGGGACAGTGCAGTAGACAAAGCAAATGGTGTAATTGGAGTGGGAGTAGCTGTTAGGGACAGCCTTGGTTATACCATTGCTACCAAGAAAACTAATAAACTCCTCTTCCCCAATCCACTTCTAGCAAAGGCCTTTGGAGCTCTCAAAGCTGTTCAGTTTGGAGTGGAACTTGGTCTATCCCAAGTTGTTGTTGAAGGCGACTCTTTGCAAGTCATCAAT
This portion of the Juglans regia cultivar Chandler unplaced genomic scaffold, Walnut 2.0 Scaffold_120, whole genome shotgun sequence genome encodes:
- the LOC109021081 gene encoding uncharacterized protein LOC109021081, giving the protein MVRQLFNQREAGIILKTPISFLNSKDKLLWQGTKDDSFSVRSAYHKEIERTHFQSSQASSSSSFTAVWKQLWQLKVQPGVLLWRSCLEALPTNSNLYKRRLVENPLCPICYLEAEDSAHALWRCESAKDVWSQCSKSLQKCHQPHVTMIQLLEDLLQAMDSRIIQEFAVVARKIWWRRNKFLFEGTFAHPNAVVREARGTLDLLIEEESRLGRGQTNTQVEDWQAPPSNWIKLNWDSAVDKANGVIGVGVAVRDSLGYTIATKKTNKLLFPNPLLAKAFGALKAVQFGVELGLSQVVVEGDSLQVINILRSDKEGCNS